Proteins encoded in a region of the Acidobacteriota bacterium genome:
- the rfaE2 gene encoding D-glycero-beta-D-manno-heptose 1-phosphate adenylyltransferase: MPILQIADATRFARALQADGRRVVMTNGVFDLLHPGHVRYLQAARREGDALVVATNSDRSVRAIKGPTRPITPEPERAEILAALACVDAVVIFDEETPDAIIRAILPDVLVKGADWALDRIVGRETVEGRGGRVVRIAVEEGWSTSSMVRQIEAAERRRRSGSSMG; encoded by the coding sequence ATGCCGATCCTGCAGATCGCCGATGCCACGCGCTTCGCGCGCGCGCTTCAGGCCGACGGCCGGCGCGTCGTGATGACGAACGGCGTCTTCGACCTGCTCCATCCCGGCCACGTCCGGTACCTGCAGGCGGCGCGCCGCGAGGGCGATGCGCTCGTGGTGGCGACCAACTCGGATCGCTCGGTGCGCGCGATCAAAGGACCCACACGGCCCATCACGCCGGAGCCGGAGCGCGCCGAGATTCTCGCCGCGCTGGCTTGCGTGGATGCGGTCGTCATCTTCGACGAGGAGACGCCGGATGCGATCATCCGAGCCATCCTGCCCGACGTGCTCGTGAAAGGTGCGGACTGGGCGCTCGATCGGATCGTCGGACGCGAGACCGTCGAGGGCCGAGGCGGGCGCGTCGTGCGCATTGCCGTCGAGGAGGGCTGGTCGACCTCGTCGATGGTCCGGCAGATCGAGGCGGCCGAGCGGCGCCGGCGGTCCGGATCTAGCATGGGATGA
- a CDS encoding ABC transporter ATP-binding protein: protein MTPAIALDDVTKIYRRYGGRHFSTLKSALLQRSLLNDLKPTETFAALQHVSFSVAPGQTLGVIGRNGSGKSTALKLVAGITKPTSGTVTVRGRISALIELGAGFHPEISGRENVFINGIMLGLSRREVQQRFDEIVEFAEMAEFIDAPVKTYSSGMYMRLGFSVAIHVNPDVLLVDEVLAVGDEGFTHKCLDKFAEFKRRNKTILLVTHALSMVERFCDDAVWLDAGVKRAQGDPTRVIGAYVTDVARQEEQFLARSDARHQAEAAGQARSSPAGPVDAGEARADMSRATEGRWGSGEVEITDVSLRNDQDEATHIFHTGQSMSLRLQVSARRPVTDFVFGVAIYNAEGVCVYGTNTDIEEYEPDHLGTSAEVRLEIEALDLVEGTYKLDVAVHQRDGAPYDYHRLLHTFRVKSRLKDVGIYRPRHRWQFGGDVKVTPRV from the coding sequence ATGACCCCTGCGATCGCGCTCGACGACGTCACGAAGATCTACCGCCGGTACGGCGGCCGCCATTTCTCGACGCTGAAGAGCGCGCTGCTGCAGCGGAGCCTGCTCAACGATCTCAAGCCCACCGAGACGTTCGCGGCGCTGCAGCACGTGTCGTTCAGCGTCGCGCCCGGCCAGACGCTCGGCGTCATCGGCCGCAACGGCTCCGGCAAGAGCACCGCGCTGAAGCTCGTGGCCGGCATCACGAAGCCGACGAGCGGCACCGTCACGGTGCGCGGCCGCATCTCCGCGCTGATCGAGCTCGGCGCGGGCTTCCACCCGGAGATCTCCGGGCGGGAGAACGTGTTCATCAACGGGATCATGCTGGGCCTCTCGCGCCGGGAGGTGCAGCAGCGCTTCGACGAGATCGTCGAGTTCGCGGAGATGGCCGAGTTCATCGACGCTCCCGTGAAGACGTACTCCTCCGGGATGTACATGCGTCTGGGCTTCTCCGTTGCGATCCACGTCAATCCCGACGTGCTCCTCGTCGACGAGGTGCTGGCGGTCGGCGACGAGGGCTTCACGCACAAGTGTCTCGACAAATTTGCCGAGTTCAAGCGCCGCAACAAGACGATCCTGCTCGTGACGCACGCCCTCTCCATGGTCGAGCGCTTCTGCGACGATGCCGTCTGGCTCGACGCGGGCGTGAAGCGCGCGCAGGGCGATCCGACCCGGGTGATCGGCGCATACGTGACCGACGTCGCTCGGCAGGAGGAGCAGTTCCTCGCGCGGAGCGACGCCAGGCATCAGGCCGAGGCCGCTGGGCAGGCCCGCAGCTCGCCGGCGGGTCCGGTCGACGCCGGCGAGGCTCGCGCCGACATGTCGCGCGCCACCGAGGGACGATGGGGGTCCGGCGAGGTGGAGATCACGGACGTGTCGCTCCGGAACGATCAGGACGAGGCGACGCACATCTTCCACACGGGACAGTCCATGTCGTTGAGGCTTCAGGTCTCGGCGCGACGGCCCGTCACCGACTTCGTGTTCGGCGTCGCCATCTACAACGCCGAAGGCGTGTGCGTCTACGGCACGAACACCGACATCGAGGAGTACGAGCCCGATCACCTCGGAACGTCCGCAGAGGTGCGGCTGGAGATCGAGGCGCTGGACCTCGTCGAGGGCACCTACAAGCTCGACGTGGCCGTGCACCAACGCGACGGCGCGCCCTACGACTACCATCGCCTGCTCCACACGTTCCGCGTGAAGTCTCGCCTGAAGGACGTCGGCATCTATCGGCCGCGCCACCGGTGGCAGTTCGGCGGCGACGTGAAGGTCACGCCGCGCGTCTGA
- a CDS encoding ABC transporter permease — MWRNLAALVRYRPLIQSLVARELKARYRGSVLGFFWSFVNPLLLLSIYTFVFTKIMPGQDERTQPYAVFFFSGLLPWTWFTTSLLEAASSLIAGGNLIKKVLFPAEILPIVSVLANMVHFVLGLIILVGFMIGTHHYPDPAGLPWFPVVVAIQLVFTLALALVLSALTVHFRDIRDLLSNLLTFWFFATPIIYAYFMPTVQSYRWLFRFNPFYHLVVSYQEILFFPGPFGHLRSLLIMGAASGLFFCAGYWLFDRLRDSFAESV, encoded by the coding sequence ATGTGGCGTAACCTCGCCGCCCTCGTGCGGTATCGGCCCCTGATCCAGAGTCTCGTCGCGCGGGAGCTCAAGGCGCGCTACCGCGGATCGGTGCTCGGGTTCTTCTGGTCGTTCGTCAACCCGCTGCTGCTGCTCTCCATCTACACGTTCGTCTTCACCAAGATCATGCCCGGCCAGGACGAGCGCACGCAGCCGTACGCCGTGTTCTTCTTCTCGGGCCTGCTGCCGTGGACCTGGTTCACGACGTCGCTGCTCGAGGCCGCGAGCTCGCTCATCGCCGGAGGCAACCTGATCAAGAAGGTGCTGTTCCCGGCCGAGATCCTGCCGATCGTGAGCGTCCTCGCGAACATGGTGCACTTCGTCCTGGGCTTGATCATCCTGGTCGGTTTCATGATCGGCACGCATCACTACCCCGATCCGGCCGGCCTTCCCTGGTTTCCGGTCGTCGTCGCGATTCAGCTCGTGTTCACGCTGGCCCTGGCGCTCGTGCTGTCGGCGCTGACTGTGCACTTCCGCGACATCCGCGACCTGCTCTCGAACCTGCTGACGTTCTGGTTCTTCGCCACGCCGATCATCTACGCCTACTTCATGCCGACCGTGCAGTCGTACCGGTGGCTGTTCCGGTTCAATCCGTTCTACCATCTGGTCGTCTCGTACCAGGAGATCCTGTTCTTTCCTGGCCCGTTCGGGCATCTTCGCTCGCTGCTCATCATGGGCGCGGCGTCGGGGCTCTTCTTCTGCGCGGGCTACTGGCTGTTCGATCGGTTGCGGGATTCGTTCGCCGAGTCGGTATGA
- a CDS encoding serine/threonine-protein phosphatase, with amino-acid sequence MVRISSAAASHPGLRRDENEDAFAIRDDLGLYLVADGMGGHAAGEVASRIAIETIEAFVRDTHDADVNRTWPFPYDPALSLDGNRLKAAFLLANRRLGAAVDENEALRGMATTAAAVLFGTGKPAVAHVGDSRVYLCRDGALRQVTQDHSWVSEQVRAGLISETDARRHPWRNVVTRALSGGQDLQVDVAEFEVQPHDRLLLCSDGLHGVIAPDRLAALVQQPAPLADVCRTLVDAANDAGGPDNITVALLQIDVA; translated from the coding sequence ATGGTGCGCATCTCCTCGGCGGCCGCATCCCACCCGGGGTTGCGTCGGGACGAGAACGAAGACGCCTTCGCCATCCGTGACGATCTCGGCCTCTACCTCGTGGCCGACGGCATGGGCGGACACGCGGCGGGCGAGGTCGCGTCCCGGATTGCCATCGAGACGATTGAGGCTTTCGTGCGCGATACCCACGACGCGGACGTGAACCGCACCTGGCCGTTTCCGTACGATCCTGCGCTCAGCCTCGACGGCAATCGTCTCAAGGCGGCGTTCCTGCTCGCGAACCGCCGCTTGGGTGCCGCGGTGGACGAGAACGAGGCGCTGCGCGGCATGGCGACGACGGCGGCCGCCGTCCTCTTCGGGACCGGCAAGCCGGCGGTGGCGCACGTCGGCGACAGCCGCGTCTATCTCTGCCGCGACGGCGCGCTGCGTCAGGTCACCCAGGACCATTCGTGGGTCAGCGAGCAGGTGCGCGCCGGCCTGATCTCCGAGACGGACGCTCGTCGCCATCCCTGGCGCAACGTCGTGACCCGCGCGCTGTCCGGCGGCCAGGACTTGCAGGTCGACGTCGCGGAGTTCGAGGTGCAGCCGCACGACCGGCTGCTGCTCTGCTCCGATGGTCTGCACGGCGTTATCGCTCCGGATCGGCTCGCCGCGCTCGTGCAGCAGCCTGCCCCGCTCGCCGACGTGTGCCGGACGCTCGTCGACGCGGCCAACGACGCAGGCGGACCGGACAACATCACGGTCGCGCTGCTGCAGATCGATGTGGCGTAA
- a CDS encoding F0F1 ATP synthase subunit epsilon encodes MPGHLRLEFVTPAQSIVHEEVDEVQLPGEEGQFGVLPGHAPMLAALSTGPMWYRKGADTKYAFVAGGFVEVLPDRVSVLAQVAERAEDIDIERAEAAKRRAEEQLARASVIDADVERARIAMLRAIARLQVSRQLRPPRA; translated from the coding sequence CTGCCTGGCCATCTGCGGCTCGAGTTCGTCACGCCGGCGCAGTCGATCGTGCACGAAGAGGTGGACGAGGTGCAGCTGCCAGGCGAAGAAGGCCAGTTCGGCGTCCTGCCCGGCCACGCGCCGATGCTGGCGGCGCTGAGCACCGGACCGATGTGGTACCGGAAAGGGGCGGACACGAAGTACGCCTTCGTCGCTGGCGGCTTCGTCGAGGTCCTGCCCGACCGCGTCTCCGTGCTGGCCCAGGTGGCCGAGCGCGCCGAGGACATCGACATCGAGCGCGCGGAGGCCGCCAAGCGCCGCGCCGAGGAGCAGTTGGCGCGGGCCTCGGTCATCGACGCCGACGTCGAACGCGCGCGCATCGCGATGCTGCGCGCGATCGCCCGGCTGCAGGTGTCCCGACAGTTGCGTCCGCCCCGCGCGTAA
- the atpD gene encoding F0F1 ATP synthase subunit beta, giving the protein MAVAEAVKTGKVVQVIGPVLDVEFDGGYLPAIYNALRITGDAGGTAVDLIAEVEQHLGENRVRAVAMKPTDGLQRGMPVQDLGGPISVPVGPATLGRVLNVLGEPVDFPDRPVAATERWPIHRPAPSLEEQSTELKMFETGIKVIDLLEPYLQGGKIGLFGGAGVGKTVIIMELINNIAMKHGGVSVFGGVGERTREGNDLWLEFQETGVIDPADSSKSRAALVYGQMTEPPGARLRVALSALTVAEYFRDAENKDVLLFVDNIFRFTQAGSEVSALLGRMPSAVGYQPTLLTEMGELQERITSTRKGSITSVQAIYVPADDYTDPAPATTFAHLDATTNLSRAIAELGIYPAVDPLASSSRILDPRIIGDEHYAVARTVKQILQRYKDLQDIIAILGIDELSEDDKLTVSRARKIQKFLSQPFFVAEQFTGYKGKYVPIADTVRGFKEITEGKHDEIPEQAFYMAGTIEEVLERAREQK; this is encoded by the coding sequence ATGGCAGTGGCCGAAGCGGTCAAGACGGGCAAGGTCGTCCAGGTAATCGGGCCGGTGCTCGACGTGGAGTTCGACGGCGGATACCTGCCGGCGATCTACAACGCGCTGCGCATCACCGGCGACGCGGGCGGCACGGCGGTGGATCTGATTGCCGAAGTCGAGCAGCACCTCGGCGAGAACCGCGTGCGCGCCGTCGCGATGAAGCCGACCGACGGCCTGCAGCGCGGGATGCCGGTGCAGGATCTCGGCGGGCCGATCTCGGTGCCGGTGGGGCCCGCGACGCTCGGACGCGTGCTGAACGTGCTCGGCGAGCCGGTGGACTTCCCCGACCGGCCGGTCGCCGCGACGGAACGCTGGCCGATTCACCGGCCGGCGCCCAGCCTCGAGGAGCAGTCCACCGAGCTCAAGATGTTCGAGACCGGCATCAAGGTCATCGATCTGCTCGAGCCGTACCTGCAGGGCGGCAAGATCGGGCTGTTCGGCGGCGCCGGCGTCGGCAAGACCGTCATCATCATGGAGCTCATCAACAACATCGCGATGAAGCACGGCGGCGTGTCCGTGTTCGGCGGTGTCGGCGAGCGCACGCGAGAGGGCAACGACCTCTGGCTGGAGTTCCAGGAGACGGGCGTCATCGATCCGGCCGATTCGTCCAAGTCCCGGGCCGCGCTCGTCTACGGCCAGATGACGGAACCGCCGGGCGCACGGCTGCGCGTCGCGCTCTCGGCGCTCACCGTCGCCGAGTACTTCCGCGACGCCGAGAACAAGGACGTGCTGCTGTTCGTCGACAACATCTTCCGGTTCACGCAGGCGGGCTCGGAGGTCTCGGCGCTGCTCGGCCGCATGCCGTCCGCCGTCGGCTATCAGCCGACGCTGCTCACCGAGATGGGCGAGCTACAGGAACGCATCACGTCCACCCGCAAGGGCTCGATCACGTCGGTGCAGGCGATCTACGTGCCGGCCGACGACTACACGGACCCGGCACCGGCCACGACCTTCGCCCACCTCGACGCGACGACGAACCTCTCGCGCGCGATTGCCGAGCTCGGCATCTACCCCGCGGTCGATCCGCTCGCGTCGTCGTCGCGGATTCTCGATCCGCGCATCATCGGCGACGAGCACTACGCCGTGGCGCGAACGGTCAAGCAGATCCTGCAGCGCTACAAGGACCTGCAGGACATCATCGCGATCCTCGGGATCGACGAGCTGTCGGAGGACGACAAGCTCACGGTCTCGCGCGCGCGAAAGATCCAGAAGTTCCTGTCGCAGCCCTTCTTCGTCGCCGAGCAGTTCACCGGCTACAAGGGCAAGTACGTGCCGATCGCCGACACGGTCCGCGGCTTCAAGGAGATCACCGAGGGCAAGCACGACGAGATCCCGGAACAGGCCTTCTACATGGCCGGCACGATCGAGGAAGTGCTTGAGCGGGCCCGGGAGCAGAAGTAG
- the atpG gene encoding ATP synthase F1 subunit gamma, which yields MPSLIDMRRRIRAVKSTQQITKAMKMVAASKLRRAQERVFATRPYARQARHVLASIASRVDEHAHPLLARRPGVEAGATLVIAITADRGLCGSFNTNVAKAVGAFIKERPSQPVSLGLVGRKGRDFFGRRGLPIRFEHVNLPKVIGVADAEAIAAPAIRDFLEERVDSVFLVYNEFKSVMQQRVVVEPLLPLTSVSAEEEAAAAVTDYLYEPSPDRILDVLLHQLVQAQVLRALVESSAAFFAAQMTAMDAATRNSSEMIDSLTLYMNKIRQAAITRDIIEVVSGAQAQ from the coding sequence GTGCCGTCGCTGATCGACATGCGCCGGCGCATCCGCGCCGTCAAGTCCACGCAACAGATCACGAAGGCGATGAAGATGGTGGCCGCCTCCAAGCTGCGGCGCGCGCAGGAGCGGGTCTTCGCGACGCGGCCGTACGCCCGCCAGGCCCGCCACGTGCTGGCGAGCATCGCGTCGCGCGTGGACGAGCACGCGCATCCGCTGCTCGCCCGCCGGCCGGGCGTCGAGGCCGGCGCCACGCTCGTCATCGCGATCACCGCCGACCGCGGCCTCTGCGGCAGCTTCAACACCAACGTCGCGAAAGCGGTTGGCGCGTTCATCAAGGAGCGTCCCAGTCAGCCGGTGTCGCTCGGCCTGGTGGGCCGCAAGGGACGCGACTTCTTCGGCCGCCGCGGATTGCCCATCCGGTTCGAGCACGTGAACCTGCCGAAGGTCATCGGCGTGGCCGACGCCGAGGCCATCGCGGCGCCCGCGATCAGGGACTTCCTCGAGGAGCGCGTCGACAGCGTGTTTCTCGTCTACAACGAGTTCAAGAGCGTCATGCAGCAGCGCGTGGTGGTCGAGCCGCTGTTGCCGCTCACGAGCGTGTCGGCCGAGGAAGAGGCGGCCGCGGCCGTGACGGATTATCTCTACGAGCCGTCGCCCGACCGCATCCTGGACGTGCTGCTGCACCAGTTGGTGCAGGCGCAGGTGCTCCGCGCGCTGGTGGAATCGTCGGCGGCGTTCTTCGCGGCGCAGATGACCGCCATGGACGCGGCGACGCGCAATTCCTCCGAGATGATCGACAGCCTGACGCTCTACATGAACAAGATCCGGCAGGCGGCGATCACGAGGGACATCATCGAGGTCGTATCCGGCGCGCAGGCCCAATAG
- a CDS encoding F0F1 ATP synthase subunit alpha: MQIKADEISKIIRDHIGNFAATVDVAEVGTVVSVGDGIARVHGIERAMAGEMLEFPHGLFGIALNLEEDAVGAVLLGHSTEVKEGDTVKRTGRIISVPVGDEMIGRVVNALGQPIDGKGPIASKQFSPIERLAPGVVDRQPVKEPLQTGLKAIDAMVPIGRGQRELIIGDRQTGKTAVAVDAIINQRGLDVICIYNAIGQKQSTVAQVVRTLEDAGAMEYTIVVSAAASDPAPLLYISPYSACTIGEYFRDTGRHALCVYDDLSKHAQAYREISLLLRRPPGREAYPGDVFYLHSRLLERAAKLRKELGGGSLTALPIIETQAGDLSAYIPTNVISITDGQIFLEADLFNQGIRPAINVGNSVSRVGGSAQIRAMRQVAGSLRLDLAQYRELAAFAQFGSDLDPATQRQLNRGRRLVEILKQPQYRPLAVEKQVAIVYAATNGYLDSVPVDRVRQFEEGLYPFLETRHEAVLTAIREKKILDDEVKGTLKAAIEDYVRTFAAATAA, translated from the coding sequence ATGCAGATCAAGGCCGACGAGATTTCCAAGATCATTCGCGACCACATCGGCAACTTCGCCGCGACGGTCGACGTCGCCGAGGTCGGCACCGTCGTGTCGGTCGGCGACGGCATCGCGCGCGTTCACGGCATCGAGCGGGCGATGGCGGGCGAAATGCTCGAGTTTCCGCACGGCCTGTTCGGCATCGCGCTCAACCTCGAGGAGGACGCCGTCGGCGCGGTGTTGCTCGGCCACTCGACGGAGGTCAAGGAAGGCGACACCGTCAAGCGGACCGGCCGGATCATCTCCGTGCCGGTCGGCGACGAGATGATCGGCCGCGTCGTGAACGCCCTCGGGCAGCCCATCGACGGCAAGGGACCGATCGCGTCGAAGCAGTTCTCCCCCATCGAGCGTCTCGCCCCCGGCGTCGTCGATCGCCAGCCGGTGAAGGAGCCGCTGCAGACGGGCCTCAAGGCCATCGACGCGATGGTGCCGATTGGCCGCGGCCAGCGCGAGCTGATCATCGGCGACCGGCAGACGGGCAAGACCGCGGTCGCCGTCGACGCGATCATCAACCAGCGCGGCCTGGACGTGATTTGCATCTACAACGCGATTGGCCAGAAGCAGTCGACGGTCGCGCAGGTGGTTCGCACGCTCGAAGACGCGGGCGCGATGGAGTACACGATCGTGGTGTCGGCGGCCGCGTCGGATCCGGCGCCGCTGCTGTACATCAGCCCGTACTCGGCGTGCACGATCGGCGAGTACTTCCGCGACACCGGCCGTCACGCGCTGTGCGTGTACGACGACCTCTCGAAGCACGCGCAGGCGTACCGCGAGATCTCGCTGCTGCTCCGGCGTCCGCCGGGCCGCGAGGCGTACCCCGGGGACGTCTTCTACCTGCACTCGCGGCTGCTCGAGCGCGCGGCCAAGCTGCGCAAGGAGCTCGGCGGCGGGTCGCTCACGGCGCTGCCGATCATCGAGACGCAGGCCGGCGACCTCTCGGCCTACATCCCGACGAACGTGATCTCGATCACGGACGGGCAGATCTTCCTCGAGGCGGACCTCTTCAACCAGGGCATCCGACCGGCGATCAACGTCGGCAACTCGGTATCGCGCGTCGGCGGCTCGGCGCAGATCCGCGCGATGCGTCAGGTGGCCGGGTCGCTGCGCCTCGATCTGGCGCAGTACCGCGAGCTGGCCGCGTTCGCCCAGTTCGGCAGCGACCTCGATCCGGCCACGCAGCGCCAGTTGAACCGCGGCCGCCGGCTGGTCGAGATCCTGAAGCAGCCCCAGTACCGGCCGCTGGCCGTCGAGAAGCAGGTCGCGATCGTCTACGCGGCGACGAACGGCTATCTCGACAGCGTGCCGGTCGACCGTGTGCGTCAATTCGAAGAGGGGTTGTATCCGTTCCTCGAGACGCGCCACGAGGCCGTCCTCACCGCCATCCGCGAGAAGAAGATCCTCGATGACGAGGTGAAGGGCACGCTGAAGGCGGCGATCGAGGACTACGTGCGCACGTTCGCGGCCGCCACCGCCGCCTAG
- the atpH gene encoding ATP synthase F1 subunit delta, whose product MNARTSARQYANALFDVASRNGRTEEIRRDLARFAALVASHAELGRVAADPAVPSSAKAAIVRALLDRMGGVADEVRRLLTWLADRDRLVLVADVDALFSARVLDAARIVNAEVTTPTGLDEGARAALQQALSKALGRDVVMTERVDSSIVGGLIAKAGSIVFDGSVTRQIDRVREQLLGSR is encoded by the coding sequence ATGAACGCTCGGACCTCAGCGCGACAGTACGCCAACGCCCTGTTCGACGTGGCGAGCCGCAACGGCCGCACCGAGGAGATCCGGCGCGACCTCGCCCGGTTCGCGGCGCTCGTCGCCTCGCACGCCGAGCTCGGCCGCGTCGCAGCCGATCCCGCCGTGCCATCGTCTGCGAAGGCCGCCATCGTGCGCGCGTTGCTCGATCGCATGGGCGGTGTCGCCGACGAGGTCCGCCGGCTCCTGACCTGGCTCGCGGACCGCGATCGCCTCGTGCTCGTCGCCGACGTCGACGCGCTCTTCTCCGCTCGCGTGCTCGACGCGGCTCGGATCGTCAACGCCGAGGTCACGACGCCGACGGGCCTGGACGAGGGAGCGCGGGCGGCGCTGCAGCAGGCGTTGAGCAAGGCGCTCGGTCGCGACGTCGTGATGACCGAGCGCGTCGACTCGTCGATCGTGGGCGGCCTGATCGCGAAGGCGGGCAGCATCGTGTTCGACGGCAGCGTGACGCGGCAGATCGACCGCGTGCGCGAACAACTTCTCGGGAGCCGCTGA
- a CDS encoding ParB/RepB/Spo0J family partition protein → MAEKRPALGRGLSALIPDAQAQPAGRLADRPQELDIDLLAPNPRQPRTQFDEHQLDELAESIRVHGVIQPVLVRRAGDRYEIIAGERRWRAAQRAGLLRIPVVVRDVADDQVLQVALVENIQRENLNPIEEAQAYRRLADELQLSQEDIAAAVGKDRATVANYMRLLRLPVEVRSDLAAGALSMGHARTLLALADEAAQRRIAREIVSRGLSVRETEALVRREQAPPAPPPPVKKVDPNTRAAEEQLRLALGTRVRIERRGRGGQIAIEFTSEDELQRLYDALTGSR, encoded by the coding sequence ATGGCCGAGAAGCGCCCTGCACTGGGACGCGGACTGAGCGCGCTGATCCCCGATGCCCAGGCCCAGCCCGCTGGCCGGCTCGCCGATCGGCCGCAGGAGCTGGACATCGACCTGCTCGCGCCCAACCCGCGCCAGCCGCGCACCCAGTTCGACGAGCACCAACTCGACGAGCTCGCCGAGTCGATCCGCGTCCACGGCGTGATCCAGCCGGTCCTCGTCCGACGCGCCGGCGATCGCTACGAAATCATTGCCGGCGAACGGCGATGGCGCGCCGCCCAGCGCGCTGGCCTCCTCCGCATCCCTGTCGTGGTCCGCGACGTGGCCGACGACCAGGTGCTGCAGGTGGCGTTGGTCGAGAACATCCAGCGGGAGAACCTCAATCCGATCGAAGAGGCGCAGGCGTACCGCCGCCTGGCGGACGAGCTGCAACTGTCGCAGGAGGACATCGCAGCGGCAGTCGGCAAGGATCGAGCTACCGTCGCTAACTACATGCGTCTGTTGAGGTTACCTGTCGAAGTCCGAAGCGATCTCGCTGCCGGCGCGCTCTCGATGGGGCACGCCCGTACGCTCCTCGCGCTCGCCGACGAGGCGGCGCAGCGGCGGATCGCGCGCGAGATCGTGTCGCGCGGTCTGTCGGTTCGAGAGACTGAGGCGCTCGTCCGCCGAGAGCAGGCGCCGCCCGCTCCGCCGCCCCCGGTCAAGAAGGTCGACCCCAACACCCGCGCGGCCGAAGAGCAGCTCCGGCTGGCGCTCGGCACGCGCGTGCGCATCGAGCGGCGCGGCCGCGGCGGCCAGATCGCGATCGAGTTCACGAGCGAGGACGAGCTGCAGCGGCTCTACGACGCGCTGACCGGCAGCCGGTGA
- a CDS encoding ParA family protein, producing MRRPSRIIAIANQKGGVAKTTTTINLAASLAIAEQRILVIDLDPQANLTSGVGAKGATSAGGTYAALMAQDADARRFIAPTQVDRLSIMPADRNLTGAEIELVSMERRERRLQRLLDPLRADYEYIFIDSPPSLGLLTLNGLVAADSVLIPLNCEYFALEGIAELTSTIDRVKASLNPRLSVEGVLLTMYDDRTNLGQQVSANIREYFGDLVYRTVIPRNIRLGEAPSHGLPIILYDARSRGAEAYIALAREFLARNRGSDAETPAAAHS from the coding sequence ATGCGTAGACCGAGCAGGATCATTGCGATTGCGAATCAGAAAGGCGGCGTGGCCAAGACCACGACGACGATCAACCTGGCCGCCTCGCTCGCGATTGCTGAGCAGCGAATCCTCGTCATCGACCTGGACCCTCAGGCGAACTTGACGAGCGGCGTTGGTGCCAAGGGGGCGACGTCTGCCGGCGGCACCTACGCCGCGCTCATGGCTCAGGACGCCGATGCGCGTCGGTTCATCGCGCCCACACAGGTCGACCGTCTGTCGATCATGCCCGCGGATCGGAACCTGACAGGCGCGGAGATCGAGCTTGTATCGATGGAACGGCGGGAGCGGCGACTGCAACGATTGCTGGATCCCCTCCGGGCCGACTACGAGTACATCTTCATCGATTCGCCTCCGTCGCTTGGTCTTCTGACCTTGAATGGACTGGTTGCCGCCGACTCCGTGCTGATTCCACTGAATTGCGAGTACTTCGCGCTCGAAGGCATCGCCGAGTTGACGTCGACGATCGACCGCGTCAAGGCATCCCTCAACCCGAGGCTCTCCGTCGAGGGCGTGTTGCTCACGATGTACGACGATCGGACCAACCTCGGCCAGCAGGTCAGCGCCAACATCCGCGAGTACTTCGGCGATCTGGTCTACCGCACGGTCATTCCCCGCAATATCCGGCTGGGGGAGGCGCCGAGTCATGGGCTCCCGATCATCCTCTACGATGCGCGCTCCCGTGGCGCGGAGGCCTACATCGCCCTGGCCCGTGAGTTCCTGGCAAGAAACCGTGGCAGCGACGCCGAAACGCCCGCCGCCGCCCATTCCTGA
- a CDS encoding class I SAM-dependent methyltransferase has translation MNPDQLAERLGNRLAAVGVPATAAVIGQCAAYLALLHRWNARLNLTGFDLSAPSDEAVDRLVVEPLAAATLVRSYDRTHCDIGTGGGSPAVPLKIACPWLSARWYEARAKKAAFLREVVRTLELGDVEVVASRFGEGCEQVASQPPVDVITLRGVRVDPGLIRAIHAVMHVDSRVVLFGRHEELPLPAGLVMSANQLWLGGPTVAVMARKRIAPS, from the coding sequence GTGAATCCGGACCAGCTCGCCGAGCGCCTGGGCAATCGCCTCGCCGCGGTTGGCGTCCCGGCCACGGCCGCGGTCATTGGGCAATGCGCGGCGTATCTCGCTCTGCTGCATCGCTGGAACGCGCGGCTCAACCTGACCGGCTTCGATTTGTCGGCGCCGAGCGACGAAGCGGTCGATCGGTTGGTTGTCGAGCCGCTGGCGGCTGCCACCCTTGTAAGGTCATATGATAGAACTCATTGCGACATCGGCACTGGCGGCGGGTCACCTGCTGTCCCCCTGAAGATCGCGTGTCCGTGGCTGAGCGCAAGGTGGTACGAGGCTCGCGCCAAGAAGGCGGCATTCCTCAGAGAGGTCGTCAGGACTCTGGAGCTTGGCGACGTTGAGGTCGTGGCCAGTCGGTTCGGGGAAGGTTGTGAGCAGGTCGCCTCTCAGCCCCCTGTAGACGTCATCACGTTGCGAGGCGTCCGAGTGGATCCTGGGCTGATTCGTGCCATTCATGCCGTGATGCACGTCGATTCCCGCGTTGTCCTCTTCGGACGACACGAAGAGCTCCCATTGCCGGCGGGGCTGGTGATGTCGGCGAATCAGCTCTGGCTTGGCGGTCCCACCGTGGCAGTGATGGCAAGGAAGCGGATCGCTCCCTCTTGA